The region ccctgaacaagtttctgaaggaatcggttagttacctgctcacgcactctacacctaattttgagtcatttattgactggactaccAGGACAGATACGATGCCGAAGTGTTGTCTCAGCCGTCAATTACAAACACCGAGCTCATAAATAGACATCCTGAGCTCCTACAAAATTAACACTGATTAACGTATTTTTGATGTTTTATTCGCcatgtaaagtttttttttgccgGCACTGTACTTACAAAccttttagaatatttttttcctaacTTTCCAAAAATGTATCGGCCCCTGAAAGCCAGTCCCTGAATGTATCCTTCCGGCTTCCTATACTTACCACATTTCCTACCCCCATCCATCCAGGCAGCGCTAAAAGACCACGCGGCGTACTGCGCGTCCAAAGGCGCCGTGGACTCCCTGACGCGAGTTATGGCTCTAGAGCTGGGTCCTCACGGCATCCGCGCCAACACCGTCAACCCCACCGTGGTGCTCACAGACATGGGCAGGCAGGTGTGGGCCGCGCCCGAGAAGAGTAAAGGCATGCTGGATAAGATACCGCTGGGCAGGTGAGGTCTTTGATAACGTGTGGGAAAGAGATTGTAGCAGACGAGACCTGGCGACGGCGACGTGTAGAACGTCACTGTATTCTGgtttctatgtaggtatgtcaTGTTGCAAGCCGCCAAAGACCAGTTGCGTTGCGACACGCTGTCTGAACTACCTAGCTAATGTAGGGCTGAATCTAACTAATGTAGAGCAGAGTCCAACTAATAAATAGCTAATGTAGAGCAGAATTTATTTtcctataggtaggtacattcacATTCGTTGGATGTTTCGAAGTTTCCTATGCTgcttttattacctactttctTATTACTTTTCAGGTTCGGCGAAGTGTCTGAAGTAGTAAATACCGTACTATTCCTACTGAGCGATGACGCGAGCATGATCAATGGCGTCCACCTACCCGTAGACGGGGGCTTCCTAGCTACATAAGTCGATAAATAAAAGTCTAACAACTCCCTATAGTTCGTTTTATTTACTCAGTTTATTGTGCCAAAGGAATTAATACATACTGGACATTAGAAACAATGCAAGCATAACAATTTCTATAATAATGAGTATGCCAAGCTATATGAGGCTAGCAcatacagaaaataataatacacgacatataaaataaagtacaaCACTGCGCAACGCAGGCCCCGTTCTCttggtaagtataatataattctGTTATACGCATGAACACGATATATAAACCAGAGGGAATAAAGTCAACAATTCCTttgactataataatatacaattaaCATAAGCccattttatcaatattttctTACGAAATCGTACTACTATCATTGATTCATTCCCCCGTATTAGTAGAAAACATGAAAACTCCGATTCAGCCCGAGCAGCCGTAGCCATACAAGTCCACGCAATCGAAAAATTCATACACATTCGGGTAACAGAGAAAATAATTCGACAGACATAGACTACAAcagttattatttgattcTATAATCTAACGTATTGTAAAAAACAGTGTGTCAGCTTATCTAAGTACCTTAAAGTAGTTATAtacaaaattgtttaaaatcaaATGTGTCTCGTGCGAGAGTGGCCCCCACGAGACTACAACGATAAGCGCACAGGACATCGCCAGCCGCGGCCGCACTACGCTGACGGTCACTACACAGTGTGGTTAGACAGAGCGCGCACTACCGACCGCTCTATACATCACTTACTACGCATAGAAAGAGATGCAACCAATATCATATGTTTAACATCTGTAGTGCGCCCTCTATCTTCACAAATCGTCGTCCACACTGTGCAGTAACCCCCGCGTTTCAACCTCGCCGACAGCTGACTACGCGATAGCTTCACACACTCTCCAAAGTATAATGCACTCGCTCACaggtatataataaatatgatttagGTATATGGACAAAAACAAACTATAGCTAACATTGAATAATGAATAACCACAGTTCGTTTAAATTAGTATCGCAATATCAATTCGACCAATTATGCTTTTACTACTaatttacaaacaaataaactgAGACAGAGCGCCAGTTTGATGACAATGTTATAATAGGTCGTGTAGTTGGCACCTGGCAAATGCTTACAATGGGAAATATttcctataattattatgttcgaGATTGGTGTTGACAAACAGTGATATGATTACAAAATGCTTATATACCCTGTTGACTAACCAACTTAATGAacaattacataaaaaatataattaggtataagaTGTGCATTtctacttacaaaaataaaactggaTGAATACAAATCATCGCTACattatgaattattttcaCCACGAAATCATAGTCAACTCATTGGACGTGCATCAAACTAACAACTCGCTAATAATAAACGAACTCAACATCGTGACAAATGCATCACGCCGACTCCAGGGTTATGCATTACTTGTAAtccttaaattaaattactaattaaatatttacaagaaAGTTGAACCTAATTCTCAGTCATATTTGAGATGCGATGGTCCATTTGGTGTGTCGATGAACATAGCGCGAACAAAACCCCTATTacgtttattatttacaatttccGCGAAACGAAACGAAGGAAGCTCCCGATAGGAACTTTCACCTGCCTAGTGAATACCTACGTGATAGAGCCAGTCTCATCAGAAGACCTAGCACGGGACGCAAGACGCGTTCGCCAAGACACGTACGTCAGCGGCTTCGAGAGCGAGTatgacggaaaacttttgtcacggcttaacgtgcgcATCTTGAatcccgtgctagcccttctggccACTGACACGATAGAGCCACAGTCTCACCTGTCCGGTGACCACTCCTGCCGGCACTAAAAGCCAGGCGCAGACAATACACTGTTCTGTTTACTACCAGATTCAATAACTATGAATTAATGATTGGCggttactttcatactattatGGTGGATTGTGTGTTataatcgtatgaaagtaactctCATTCATTGATAGATAGAGCTATTGGAACCATTAGTAAAGTCACCGGGACCGGTAACTTTGGCACATTCCTGCAGTTTAGTTTAGACTCGACATTGAATGAGAACACCTAACCAACATAGGCAATGCTGAAACACATGCCTACAATCAACAACTATTTGTATCTAAATCATTCTCATATTTAGGGTGAAAATTAAATCATCAAAGGTGGAGAATACAAAATGGtaaccaatttattttttgtaatgatTTTGGTTAGTAATGAGATCAAGGATTATGAATAGGTCTTAAAAACAACGATTTTGGTCGTAACTAACAACAGCTGAAGTCAGCCAAAATCTAGTTTTATGAAATCACGATAAAGATGTCACAAGAAATTAGGATGTTAGGAAGATAAGAAGTTCTAATGAGTCAAAAAAGGAATGAGTATTAAAAATACCTGTTAATTGAAATAACAGACTGCAATAGTGTCTAAAATTTAGTAAATAGAAAATGCAAAGAAGTCTCCGAAAAGCTAACGATACTACAACGCGCTACGATAAGGCTAGCATTCTGCAGACGGAAAACTTCGTTAAGTCTATGGCAGTGATGGTCGCTCGCGTTAAACATTACAGTACATTTTGAGCAAGCGTTCCTCAGAATGAAGTTCCGAAAAGCGTCGCTGAAGAACCAAAGTATTGCACACTTCACTAGCTAGACACACTTGAATAAGTTAACAGCGTGGAACAGCGAGCCCGTCAGAGTGATAACAACGTCAGcctaaatgtataaaaatgcCGTATTTACAAAGCGGAATACGCACAACACAATGTTCGTTACTATTTAAACTCAGTTACTTTAATTTACAAGTCAAATTTAAAGAACGTTTCTGTGAAAACAGTAATATCGCTTGAAGAGTTGTGctcaattatattttcgtcaaaatactatttttttattgtttaagtCGAAGAACTGCATTGAGAAATCAGCACATAATAATTGGAAGACAACAAAAAGCCTACGAAATTGCAACTACGCGGCGAACTTAAATGAATATTGCACATCTTTTTGtacaagaaaaaaacaaagacGCTAAATATCGTTCTGATGATGTTTAACGAGACATTCATGTAATAACCACGCGATTACAGGCGTTTGAATGCCTCGTTTACATTCAGGAACGAAAATCTGTCACATTATTAAGGCCTATTTATATTCATCGAGATGATCCAGTCTCTAACATCTAGATACAACTGAGCATAAAGTACAATAGAGTAGAGGCACTAACCATTGCCACCTGCCGGCAATGATTGGTGCATTCACCCTAGGGGGTAGGCCTAACTACAAGCTAACTTAGTCGAGTCAGATAAAAAACGACAAAACGTcacagttttaatttaaaattagttctgCCACTCCGTCGTTTCACTTAGCCttagattaaataatttacaatatacCAATGTTAACTTGAATGCATACAAAATGTTTCCTATGCTATTGAAGATGCGTTGTGCAATCTATGAGCATATTTGTGGGTTTCTTACGACCGAGCTGTCAACCTAGGTGGTTCTTTGGTTTCATGTACTAATTTGGACATCTTACGGCACCATTACACGTTTTAGGTTATATTTATGCACAGATGATTCGTGCTGGGCGTATAAGACGTGATAgcataaatataaactaaaacCTGAATGAATGAGAGATCCTATGCCAGTCACAAGAACACCACAATTTCTTATTTTGTTCTATAATCAGACTATTAAGATAATGTTTTATGATCAACAGATTTCAGTCATCCATGTCTTCTATCTGTACGGTTTATATGACCCGTATTCTCGCGTGGCTCTTTAATAGCTCGTTGTAATAACGGGTTAACTTTAAAGCTTATCAGTTGCCAGATagccaaaaccttaattttGTACGCGTTCAAAGTTACGGTTAATCAAAAAACATCgatgttacaaaaaaatgtTGCATGGCTCTTTTACGATGGACCATAATATACGTCTTCTATAACCGATCCATGCTATCTACATGCGCGCCCATTTGTATAATGTTCCAACCCTCAGCAATCCAACTGTTTCATCCTTTACGCTACACAACAAAACCAGTAGATGAAACGACAAAACAGTTGTACCTCCCGAGTTGATAAACTTTACAAATTAGCCGCatcattgtcattgtcaataTCTCTTTTGTGAGTGCGTACTCTATGCTCATAGATGGCGCCACGCGCTGTGGTCACGTGACgcgcgtgacgtcacgagTGGTGTCGGTGACGtcacggcgcggcggcggcggtgctgCCTCACCGCCACTCGATCGCCGTCACTGTCGTGCTGGGCTGGccggccgcgcccgccgctgACGGATCTGAAGACGGAACAATCATATCGTTACTTGATCACAGATGAAGACAAAATCGTAGAAATCGAGAAGGAAGTGGAAGCATGAGAATACTGTGCCATAGACAAGGGAGCATAAACATCATCAGGCCATaaacgtccactgctgaagaTAGGTCTCTCTCAAGGAACACAACGACATTCTATCCTCAGCCTTGCTCATCCAGCCACCATATCTGCCAtctatcataattatgtgtagGGTCTGACGAGAGTGACGTATCCTTATACAGTACACCCACAAGATCATGGGCACGAAAGGGGCCTTATGTAGTGAAGTATCACCATCAtcctttttaaaaatactggTGGTGAATTATTTTCACCACAGTGACCAACCATATTTTCATCGATATGATGAGAATAAAAGATATGGTTGGATAAGAAGACGCTGGGCAGTTAGCGACTACCGCTCATATGACAGGCCTATCATTCTGCCTCGTTCCGTACAAACAGTAGATACTCACTGGTTTCAGGTTCCTGGTTCGTGTCGTGGCGCCGCAGCGTGCGGTCGGCGGCGCCGGCCTGGTAGTTGCCGCGGTGGCCTCCTGGAAACAGAGGAAGTCATGTATGAGATTATGCTTTAATAAGAGATGGAGAGGTCAATATAAAGAGTCAACACTTGGGAGATTGAGGAAGCAATCAAAACTCAAATTCAATCTCGCACGAATTTTTGAAGCTAAATAATACCGTGGTTTTTCGTgctagtcaccccataggtatttcacgcataatggcccaccttggaggctaaatgcggaaaatcagctcgccatgatagatagatagatagatataccGTGGTATTAACAGTTAATGTCCTTGATTACGGATCCCAGggcctgatgatgatgatgatgatttacaGTTAATCTTAATGATTATGTTTTTAGGATTTCACCACCCTGAATAGTCACGGTCAGACGCTAAATCCAATTCgacaatcctttcaccaccaTAACAGAGTCGAAACTTcttttttcgtcatatagaatGACCCCCAAGGTTCCACCAACTTACCAAACTTGAGCATGTTCCAGTCGAACACGTAGTCGTACGTGAACCCCTGGCGGTGGAACAGCGTGCGGAACAGCTGGCGCAGGTGGCTGTAGTCCGGCCGCTCCTCGAACCGCAGCCGCCGGCAGTACTTCAGGTACAGCATGAACTCGATCGGGTGGTTCTGCGAAAGAGGGGGGAACGTTAGTGTGAGAGTTGGTTAACTTGACTGTGGCGCCCGCTGTAGGGGCCCAATTCTGGGAATATACCTACACTcacgagtaatgaaaaagttcaaattacaaaaaatcggcaccaaatgaccccaatttttgtcaaacatttcatttacaatttgaccaaaatattaacgtttttagacataaacatgtttttcaatattggagccttttccgtttaggagtaatttggtgcttttgtcACTGGAACGTTTTGATTGCTCATGAGATGAGTGTAAATTATTTAACGACTAGCTTAtagtttgtcgtcgacacgcTAAGAATGAATGACGATGTAATTTATCACAGATTATCTATTTAAAATGAGTCAGACATGCCTTGCATTTTTCTCTAGTCTTCCAAAATGACTACATACTTTAGCACAACAAATTGCTCGTGTAAATCGTTATCAATCCCCCATTGTAAACTGTATAGAGACTGTGATTGATAAGCAATCAGCTGCTTACTTTAAAATCCTCTACTTGAGATGTTACAAACTTCATAGTTTCCGTGTCACCATTCAAAGTTCTAcagtaatattaaaatgatttCAGCTAGGTGTgggtttaaaaataacaatggaAAGCTTTGATTCCCGCTACGCAGTCGAGTCGTGGCGGTCACACTACTATGAATAATTTAGACACATGCAGGTTAGAATGTCATTTAGTTATTGGGGCTAAGGAAATCAATAAAGGTACCGTTATATCGTATTGTTTGACTTTTTCGTTGTTAATGTAACGACTCGGCCAGATAAGACGTgaacataatgaaaataagGATGACTCAAATCAAAGGGAATActgaataaagttttaaaacattttattgctCACTTTTCCGCTAGTATAACCAGCTTGTATCAACACTACTTACTACATTTGTAACATGGAAGATGTAAATAAAGGTTTATGACCATAACGGAAATAATTTATGCAATCAATAAAGATAAAACAGTCTTTGCAGCTTGGGAATAGGGGCGATGGGCGTGGCACGTGCTCAGTAAAGCAAAAATGATGATTTACTCATTGGCTTGCCAATTTTAAAtgcaatataaattattttctttatgcTGTATACGGTTGTTTTATGATGAATAACCATACgtgaaataaaatagtatgTAGAATGTAGATCGATGCTTTATAATGGCGTTACTTATAATCAACATCGTATCAATCCACGGACACGCAAAGAAGAACCACTTACTTTACACAGAGACTGTCAACCTGGGGGTTACAACCACCAAACATAAACTGTAgtactacaaaaataaataaactgatagctatcgatagatagttattgaaactggcagtaagctTCTTATGTGTTGCTGGTGGTACAGCAAGTCACTTACTTTACACAGCTCATCAAACGGCGTGGAGAGCTTCTTCTCGGAGATGCGCTCGTACTTCTGGCGCTTGGTGGCCGCCTTCAGCCCCTGCCACGGCAGCGAGCCGCGGTTGAAGTACATGAGCACGTAGCCGAGCGACTCCAGGTCGTCGCGCCGCGACTGCTCGATGCCGAGGTGCGTGTTTATGGACGCGTAGCGCGCTGTGCCTATAAATGTGGGTGATGGTTAGCGGATGGTGGTAAGGACATGAATAGGCAGAAAGTTGAGGAATAGAAAAAACTGTCCTAGCAAAATAAGAACATTTGAATGGATGAGGATGAGATTAGCAGAGAGTAGTAAGGTGTttttgactggtagaaaatgcttttagcattaatgccgagttgcagaaagggactttaagctaatgtagacattaaatctatgtctgtctctttctgtccgtatactgtcaaagcaaggcaacaatacatttaatgccgacattaacttaaagatcctttctgcaactcagtccacctaattgtacataattacttctgtatattgtgcaataaaataataaataaataaggtgACGGCTTGGCGGAAAGCTGAGAGATAAAAGTAACGGTCCTAGCAAAATTCCTATGAACATTTGAATGAAACTGTTAGTTTTAGAAATGGAAAGGAGCCTCCCTGAGTGAATATATTATCAACTGTTCTTTATTTACGTCGGCTGCACCCTGGTGAGCAACTGACGCTATTTTAACAGCGGTAATCCTGTCACAAAGGTGATAAACAATAGACAAGGCATATTGAGAAGAAGAATGAAcatttaagtaggtagctaGTAGCTACATACTTTGCATcaaaaacacttaaaatatacaaagcAACTGTTATCTTCCATTCATCTAAAATTGTGAATGCTTCAATCACATAATGCTGTATCATTGTTATGTGAGATTACGTTTTTAATGTAACTGGTAAAAACAATTCTTTTTGGTAACCATTGCATCTCTAATTACAATGATCTACTTTCACTTTCGTCCATCTTTGTTACTAATGTAGTTTGTAAGCTTATTGAAATATGGAGCAACTAATGTTGATCCTGCTTTTCAtctaaaatatctattaaataatttctacttctatgtatgtgtatttagatagatagaatattctttatttgtccactcatatttaatatttgtatttttactgGCTGTCCAAAAATTATGGAATTGATTCCCGGCTATACTTGATGCTTGAACATTACTTAGCTGTGGCGAAAATTTAACAAGCTATGCACCTTTGCTTTCCTGCCAAGGGCGTACATTAGTAAAAGGTGTGATTGTTTATATTTGTAGATGTTATGTTGAAAACTTAATCTTATGTGTTAACATAAATCCTTTATTAGTTACTCATAAACAGTCTTGAAGCCATAGCAACTTCTAATAATGGTCTTTGTTAGAATATGTTACGTAAATTTTGAAGTAAATGACCCGACAATGGTATAGAGGTAGTAGTAATGAATATATTTACCTGTaaggtttttgttttctctgTATGGAATATGCTGCAAGCTGCGTggatctttgtactttttcgCTAATCCAAAGTCTATTATGTACACTAAATTCCCTTTTTTACCTAGGCCCATTAGAAAGTTATCTGGTTTGATATCTCTGTAAAAGAAAGATACAcatgttatttaaaataaacaaagcaGTGGTTACTTGCTGGGGAACAAGCTTTTCTATGAAAGCTCTAAAGCTATAAGGGTCTAAGGaaactatacatataggtcTGTGTGTTACTATTGGTTCATATAAAAACATTCTCTTAGGCACACAACATTCATGCTAGAAGCAGCAGATATGCAAACTACTAGTTAAACTTTAACTTAACCTAAGAAATGTTGAAAAAGGCTATCTTTGATATTTCACCTCTCATACACAAAAAACTCAAATTCACATAATTTTTCAAAGCTAGCATGGCCACCGAAAGTAAAATAGACAGACAGTAcacaaattatgaaaagtatgtaacattttctttATCATTTAGCtattaaaaatgaaatgatTAATTTGTCCTAATACTATAAGTATTATTGCGTGTAACCTACACCT is a window of Plutella xylostella chromosome 17, ilPluXylo3.1, whole genome shotgun sequence DNA encoding:
- the LOC105395805 gene encoding casein kinase I, whose amino-acid sequence is MELRVGNKYRLGRKIGSGSFGDIYLGTNIVTREEVAIKLECIKTRHPQLHIESKFYKLMQGGVGIPAIKWCGSEGDYNVMVMELLGPSLEDLFNFCSRRFSLKTVLLLADQLITRIEDIHYRNFIHRDIKPDNFLMGLGKKGNLVYIIDFGLAKKYKDPRSLQHIPYRENKNLTGTARYASINTHLGIEQSRRDDLESLGYVLMYFNRGSLPWQGLKAATKRQKYERISEKKLSTPFDELCKNHPIEFMLYLKYCRRLRFEERPDYSHLRQLFRTLFHRQGFTYDYVFDWNMLKFGGHRGNYQAGAADRTLRRHDTNQEPETNPSAAGAAGQPSTTVTAIEWR